A stretch of the Streptomyces ortus genome encodes the following:
- a CDS encoding GAF and ANTAR domain-containing protein, with the protein MVADSGASESHSRRRADNAWRHAGLAQERAAREARYAERHESLAGESGDAFHDSMAAIHRRVEARHLTTARLQETFARRLTQWLADCGTSPLFMSEVARACGTGSAALTLVGSDLTQLAVAASDRPARSAQDLEYLLGIGPARDAARDGIPVSASGGAMERRWPSYGSGLTTLGISTVFAVPLKTSSGCLGALTVFDPRHTTTDLQSFAQVAEALTDTILLAPDVDPELGAEADVRAVVHQAAGALAERGKRPVADALALIKAHAFASGEPLESVAQRIMSGTLDIS; encoded by the coding sequence ATGGTTGCCGACAGTGGGGCGTCCGAGTCGCACAGCCGACGACGCGCCGACAACGCGTGGCGGCATGCGGGCCTGGCCCAGGAGCGCGCGGCCAGGGAGGCTCGTTACGCGGAACGTCACGAGAGCCTCGCGGGCGAGTCCGGGGACGCCTTCCATGACTCGATGGCCGCAATACACCGGCGGGTCGAGGCCCGCCACCTGACGACCGCGCGCCTGCAGGAGACATTCGCCAGGCGCCTGACGCAGTGGCTGGCCGACTGCGGTACCTCCCCGCTGTTCATGAGCGAGGTGGCCCGCGCCTGCGGTACCGGCAGCGCCGCGCTGACGCTCGTCGGCTCCGACCTGACCCAGCTTGCCGTGGCGGCGTCCGACCGGCCGGCCCGCAGTGCGCAGGATCTGGAGTACCTGCTGGGGATCGGCCCGGCCCGGGACGCCGCCCGCGACGGAATCCCGGTGTCCGCCTCGGGCGGGGCGATGGAGCGGCGCTGGCCCTCATACGGCTCAGGGCTCACGACGCTCGGCATCTCCACGGTGTTCGCGGTCCCCCTCAAGACATCGTCCGGCTGCCTGGGCGCCCTGACGGTCTTCGACCCGCGCCACACCACCACGGACCTGCAGAGCTTCGCCCAGGTCGCGGAAGCCCTCACCGACACCATCCTGCTTGCCCCCGACGTGGATCCGGAACTCGGCGCGGAGGCAGACGTGCGCGCGGTGGTCCATCAGGCGGCCGGCGCCCTCGCCGAGCGCGGGAAGCGGCCGGTCGCCGACGCACTCGCCCTGATCAAGGCGCACGCCTTCGCCAGCGGTGAACCACTTGAGTCCGTGGCCCAACGGATCATGTCCGGCACTCTCGATATCAGTTAA
- a CDS encoding ANTAR domain-containing protein, giving the protein MPSSDQRLADAFVALAQVLDHPFDPSAFLTVLAEHSAELLDIHSAGAVFAIGSPDSPCASGSDPRIAVLESEAARAQEGPGHDCRQNGNRVEAALDAPARVRWPAYTPRARELGFTRVAALPLRVRDVSFGALVLLRTTDSPPAQDTLALGQSLADAAALALLRRHELEESRILTAQLERALTSRIIIEQAKGVLTAQRKVTPDEAFILLRTYARKNRSKLHEVALAVVEARLDISTP; this is encoded by the coding sequence ATGCCCTCGTCGGATCAGCGGCTCGCCGACGCCTTCGTCGCACTGGCCCAAGTGCTGGACCACCCGTTCGACCCCTCCGCCTTCCTCACGGTTCTCGCGGAACACAGCGCGGAACTGCTCGACATCCATTCGGCCGGGGCCGTGTTCGCCATCGGCAGCCCGGACTCCCCCTGTGCGTCGGGATCGGATCCGCGGATCGCCGTACTGGAGTCGGAGGCCGCTCGTGCGCAGGAAGGCCCCGGTCACGACTGCCGGCAGAACGGCAACAGGGTCGAGGCCGCCCTCGACGCGCCGGCCCGAGTGCGCTGGCCCGCGTACACCCCCCGGGCCCGTGAGCTCGGTTTCACCCGGGTCGCCGCGCTGCCCCTGCGGGTCCGCGATGTCTCCTTCGGGGCGCTGGTCCTCCTGCGGACCACCGACTCGCCGCCGGCCCAGGACACCCTCGCCCTGGGCCAGTCGCTGGCAGACGCCGCGGCCCTGGCGCTGCTCCGCCGGCACGAGCTGGAGGAGAGCCGCATCTTGACAGCACAACTGGAGCGGGCCCTGACCAGTCGGATCATCATCGAACAGGCGAAAGGCGTACTCACCGCCCAGAGAAAGGTCACGCCGGACGAGGCGTTCATCCTCCTGCGCACGTACGCTCGCAAAAACAGGTCGAAACTGCACGAGGTGGCGCTTGCGGTGGTCGAGGCCCGGTTGGACATCAGTACTCCGTGA
- a CDS encoding BON domain-containing protein codes for MTTYDFDPEVGHRLAVALSDNPDKAAAQLKERLEHLGLTHDHFTVVVEGTTVVVGGDAAVQEQKEKILLALGNVVGVTRVDDRVDAGQEDLSPRFVTVLEGESLDLVAERVYGNRSAAARLLAANSPMLTSADAARPGEVLRAPL; via the coding sequence ATGACCACATACGACTTCGACCCGGAGGTCGGCCATCGGCTGGCGGTCGCGCTGTCGGATAATCCAGACAAAGCGGCTGCACAGCTCAAGGAGCGTCTGGAACACCTCGGGCTGACCCACGACCACTTCACGGTGGTCGTCGAGGGGACCACGGTCGTCGTCGGCGGCGACGCGGCGGTACAGGAGCAGAAGGAGAAGATTCTGCTCGCCCTCGGAAACGTGGTCGGAGTGACACGGGTCGATGACCGCGTCGACGCAGGGCAGGAGGATCTGAGCCCGCGCTTCGTCACCGTCCTCGAAGGCGAGTCCCTCGATCTGGTCGCCGAGCGGGTCTACGGCAACCGATCCGCCGCCGCACGACTGCTCGCCGCGAACAGCCCCATGCTCACCAGCGCCGACGCCGCCCGGCCGGGCGAGGTTCTGCGCGCACCGCTCTGA